A stretch of the Capsicum annuum cultivar UCD-10X-F1 chromosome 8, UCD10Xv1.1, whole genome shotgun sequence genome encodes the following:
- the LOC124886696 gene encoding craniofacial development protein 2-like: MYRHLRSYMPLSKLLTAEAFVVLEFFLAFGALSVLSIVAGVTHGGIGSCPGVLGVGSRAGVGLGLSCGGRGSKARHVDGYKLWHSGSDRLRNGIGILVDEELRGQVGEVNRVSDRVVTIKLVFGGFTLNICCAYAPHVGLDEEEKKSLWEVLDEVVRGVPSSEKIFLGGNFNGHIGSLPLGYDDVHRGFGFEVRNGEGVALLEFARTFGLVVVNFSFPKKEKHLVTFRSRLAKTQIDFLLLRKGNIALCKDCKVIPSENLTTQHRLLVMDLAIKKGKKRRGGKGPPRIRWG, translated from the exons ATGTATCGTCACCTCAGAAGTTATATGCCTTTAAGTAAACTTCTGACAGCAGAAG CAtttgttgttcttgaattttttcttgcaTTTGGTGCTTTGAGTGTGTTGTCtatag TGGCTGGGGTGACACatggtggaatagggtcatgtcctGGGGTGCTGGGTGTGGGGTCGAGGGCTGGTGTTGGGCTAGGTTTGTCGTGTGGAGGCCGAG gttctaaggctaggcatgtagatgggtacaagttgtggcACTCAGGCAGTGATAGGCTCAGGAATGGCATAGGtatcttagtggatgaggagctCAGGGGGCAGGTAGGGGAGGTTAATAGGGTTAGTGATAGGGTGGTGACTATCAAGTTGGTCTTTGGGGGGTTTACTTTGAACATCTGTTGTGCGTATGCGCCACATGTGGGTCTGGACGAGGAGGAGAAGAAAAGtctttgggaggttttggatgaggtggttagaggcgtgcctagttcggaaaAGATTTTCTTAGGAGGGAATTTTAATGGGCACATAGGTTCTTTGCCGTTAGGGTATGATGATGTGCACAGAGGTTTTGGGTTCGAGGTTAGGAATGGTGAGGGAGTTGCTCTTTTGGAGTTTGCGAGGACCTTTGGATTGGTGGTAGTGAATTTCAGTTTTCCGAAGAAGGAGAAGCATCTTGTTACTTTCCGTAGTAGgttagccaagactcagattgactttttgctgcttaggaaggggaATATAgctttgtgtaaggattgtaaggtgatcccgagtgagaatcttacGACCCAGCATAGACTGCTGGTGATGGACTTGGCTATCAAGAAGGGCAAGAAGAGGCGGGGTGGGAAGGGTCCGCCTAGAATTAGGTGGGGCTGA
- the LOC107840031 gene encoding uncharacterized protein LOC107840031 produces MEEKGKAVSSERWSAAIGNISEMSSNLESLQKLLVKKAVFVDDDTFAKASLTSEQARTIKVLEQRVQTLERELDNAISAAAHARTDKRQAEAAQKAAELRAQEVTRELENTTRVFELHMEELRAKQEEISKRDKEIKLLEAIIQTLGGKSSHSSDE; encoded by the exons ATGGAGGAGAAAGGGAAAGCAGTGAGCAGTGAGAGATGGAGCGCTGCGATCGGAAATATATCGGAGATGTCATCAAATCTGGAATCACTACAAAAACTACTTGTGAAGAAAGCAGTGTTCGTCGATGATGATACTTTTGCTAAAGCCTCTCTCACCTCCGAACAAGCTCGTACTATTAAG GTTCTTGAACAAAGAGTTCAGACTTTAGAGCGAGAATTAGATAATGCTATTTCTGCTGCTGCTCATGCACGGACTGATAAAAGACAGGCTGAGGCAGCTCAGAAGGCTGCTGAATTACGTGCACAAGAGGTTACAAGAGAGCTTGAAAATACCACAA GGGTATTTGAGCTACACATGGAAGAGCTGCGCGCAAAGCAAGAAGAGATATCTAAGCGAGATAAGGAAATCAAACTTCTAGAGGCCATAATTCAGACACTAGGAGGCAAAAGCTCCCATTCTAGCGATGAATGA